In Selenomonas dianae, a genomic segment contains:
- a CDS encoding methyl-accepting chemotaxis protein encodes MQEAMKEQPGTGRGIGFQINAMVALGVVVMVAIVMAVVAYMSFEALSERGTAEKFEATGKIGASIEDQYNSARNTADLIQSLLHEEMSHPVQMRSRNRIPDYLNAALDVNPNLTGAGIIFEPNAYDGNDAAMAGAPFGDPTGRLNMYVSRTNGLSALNDVDSSEWYKEPKKSLKPHLTEPYYYDDHGKKTLLITLSFPIMENGRYLGVVLMDINVNNLQDAIAQMSSKQEFYALFTDKGTLIANGLDPSRIMENYYQTANITQEQIARIFDDSEYSETRNSNTTGEKSVLVFSPLHLEGVDAQWALLSVTEYDIFVGKAKHMVLVCVGIAVLCTILLIALLSLFIHKRIADPISALAGMIANFARLDLRAENNQRIHEFLGRTDEIGTIATELRRMANALREMVGKINGASQSVAATSEELTATAQSTADSANNVASAIHNIAEGATSQAQETQDAALHLEEIEHLADVNEKVLGELNEAAGNIKYRKDEGSKILAELIEKSTATSKATEQVAQVVDETNQSAERIEEASAMIQSISAQTNLLALNAAIEAARAGEAGKGFAVVAEEIRKLAEQSKGFTDEIGEIIRELKEKSQQAVDTMDVSKHLVADSKVDLDKTKHQFDRISEAVDVTDSVVSRLNKTAEEIAQKNHAIAEVVQNLSAIAEENAATSEEGSAGVETQTNALHDIAKASEGLAEIATELQGEIGRFRV; translated from the coding sequence ATGCAGGAAGCAATGAAAGAACAACCGGGAACGGGACGCGGCATCGGATTTCAAATCAACGCAATGGTAGCGCTGGGTGTCGTCGTCATGGTGGCAATCGTGATGGCGGTCGTCGCCTATATGTCGTTTGAGGCGCTCAGCGAGCGCGGAACGGCGGAAAAATTTGAGGCGACGGGTAAAATCGGAGCCTCGATCGAGGATCAGTACAACTCCGCGAGAAACACCGCAGATTTGATCCAGTCCCTCCTCCATGAGGAGATGAGCCATCCGGTGCAGATGCGGTCACGCAACCGCATTCCGGACTACCTCAACGCAGCGCTCGACGTGAATCCGAACCTCACGGGTGCCGGCATCATCTTTGAGCCGAACGCCTACGACGGCAACGATGCCGCAATGGCGGGCGCACCGTTCGGCGATCCCACGGGACGGCTCAATATGTATGTCTCGCGCACGAACGGGCTGAGTGCGCTCAACGATGTCGACAGCAGCGAGTGGTACAAGGAGCCGAAGAAGTCGCTGAAGCCCCACCTGACCGAGCCGTACTACTATGACGACCACGGAAAGAAAACGCTGCTCATCACGCTGAGCTTCCCCATCATGGAAAACGGCAGGTATCTTGGTGTCGTTCTCATGGACATCAACGTCAACAATCTGCAGGATGCCATTGCGCAGATGAGTTCGAAGCAGGAGTTCTACGCGCTCTTCACGGACAAGGGTACGCTGATCGCAAACGGTCTGGATCCGAGCCGCATCATGGAGAACTACTATCAGACCGCGAACATCACACAGGAGCAGATCGCGCGGATCTTTGACGACAGCGAATACTCCGAAACCAGGAACTCCAATACGACGGGGGAGAAATCGGTCTTAGTCTTCTCCCCGCTCCACCTTGAGGGGGTCGATGCACAGTGGGCACTCCTCTCGGTGACGGAGTATGACATCTTTGTCGGCAAGGCAAAGCACATGGTTCTCGTCTGTGTCGGCATCGCGGTGCTGTGCACGATCCTGCTCATCGCCCTGCTCTCGCTCTTCATCCACAAGCGGATTGCCGACCCGATCAGCGCACTCGCCGGGATGATCGCGAACTTCGCCCGCCTCGATCTGCGCGCGGAGAACAATCAGCGCATCCACGAGTTCCTCGGACGCACGGATGAGATCGGCACGATTGCCACTGAGCTGCGCCGCATGGCGAACGCCCTGCGCGAGATGGTCGGCAAAATCAATGGTGCCTCGCAGTCCGTCGCGGCGACCAGCGAGGAGTTGACGGCGACGGCACAGTCTACGGCAGACTCGGCGAACAACGTCGCCTCTGCGATCCATAACATCGCCGAGGGCGCGACCAGTCAGGCGCAGGAAACACAGGACGCCGCTCTGCATCTGGAGGAGATCGAGCATCTCGCCGATGTCAACGAAAAGGTGTTGGGCGAGCTCAATGAGGCTGCCGGCAACATCAAATACCGCAAGGACGAAGGCTCCAAGATCCTCGCCGAACTGATCGAAAAATCGACCGCCACATCGAAGGCGACGGAACAGGTCGCACAGGTCGTCGATGAGACGAACCAGAGCGCGGAGCGCATCGAGGAAGCCAGCGCAATGATCCAGTCCATCTCGGCACAGACGAACCTGCTCGCACTGAATGCAGCGATTGAGGCGGCACGCGCGGGCGAGGCGGGCAAGGGCTTCGCCGTCGTCGCCGAGGAGATCCGCAAGCTCGCCGAGCAGTCCAAGGGATTCACTGACGAGATCGGCGAGATCATCCGCGAGCTCAAGGAAAAATCGCAGCAGGCAGTCGACACGATGGATGTGTCCAAACACCTCGTCGCGGATAGCAAGGTCGACCTCGACAAGACGAAGCATCAGTTTGACCGCATCTCCGAGGCAGTCGACGTGACCGACTCCGTCGTCAGCCGCCTCAACAAAACCGCCGAGGAAATCGCACAGAAGAATCACGCCATCGCCGAGGTGGTACAGAACCTCTCCGCCATCGCAGAGGAGAATGCCGCCACGAGCGAGGAGGGCAGCGCGGGGGTCGAAACGCAGACGAACGCTCTGCACGACATCGCCAAGGCGAGCGAGGGCCTCGCGGAGATCGCCACCGAGCTGCAAGGCGAGATCGGCAGGTTCCGCGTATAA